The region ACCACGTCGCATCGAACCGCATCGACACGGTACGGTAGTTACAGGAAAAGTTGTCGAGATCATGCGGGGCCGCCGTTCCCCTGGCCGCCCCGCGCACCCTGCGCGAGGGGGTCGAGCCATGGGGCGCGGCCGGGCTAAGGCCAAGCAGACGAAGGTGGCCCGCGAGCTTAAGTACAGCTCCCCCGCCATGGACGTCGAGGCATTGCAGCGCGAGCTGTCCTCGGAGTCACCTGGCGAGCGGTCCGACGAGGACCGCGACGACTCATACGACGACGGGTACGACGACTACCGGCGTTGACGCACAAGTCCACCGAGTGAGCAGCACGCAGGTGCTGCTCACTCGGTGGTCTGTGCTGCCGGAAGCCGCCGTGATCCAACCCGTGGCGGGTGGGTTGACGAGCTGTGGTCACCACGTGCCCGTCCGGTGTGCGGCGATGAGCTCCACGACGCACACCCGACGGGCATGAAAATCCCTATTCGAATCCGACGACCGACGTGAGTGGCATCGCCGACCCGGCGACC is a window of Saccharopolyspora erythraea NRRL 2338 DNA encoding:
- a CDS encoding DUF3073 domain-containing protein; protein product: MGRGRAKAKQTKVARELKYSSPAMDVEALQRELSSESPGERSDEDRDDSYDDGYDDYRR